In Kribbella amoyensis, a single window of DNA contains:
- a CDS encoding response regulator, whose product MTVKVFLLDDHEVVRLGLRQLLEAEPDLEVVGEAGTAAHAVARIPALQPDVAVLDVRLPDGDGISVCREIRSSMDRPPACLMLTSFSDDEALFTAIMAGAAGYLLKQVSGTDLVGAVRRLAAGESLLDPAMTTAVLERLRHPAEEDADPRYQSLTEQERRILDEIAAGKTNRQIAQSMFLAEKTVKNYVSGLLRKLDMERRTEAAVYAIERAKRRPR is encoded by the coding sequence ATGACCGTCAAGGTGTTCCTGCTCGACGACCACGAGGTGGTGCGGCTCGGGCTGCGCCAGTTGCTGGAGGCCGAGCCCGATCTGGAAGTGGTGGGCGAGGCCGGGACAGCGGCCCACGCGGTCGCCCGGATCCCGGCGTTGCAGCCCGACGTCGCGGTGCTCGACGTGCGGCTGCCCGACGGTGACGGGATCTCGGTCTGCCGGGAGATCCGGTCCTCGATGGACCGGCCGCCGGCCTGCCTGATGCTGACCTCGTTCTCCGACGACGAGGCGTTGTTCACCGCGATCATGGCCGGCGCCGCGGGGTACCTGCTGAAACAGGTGAGCGGGACGGATCTGGTCGGCGCGGTGCGGCGGTTGGCGGCGGGGGAGTCGCTGCTGGATCCGGCGATGACGACGGCGGTGCTGGAGCGGCTGCGCCATCCGGCCGAGGAGGACGCCGACCCGCGGTACCAGTCGCTGACCGAGCAGGAGCGGCGGATCCTCGACGAGATCGCGGCCGGCAAGACCAACCGGCAGATCGCCCAGTCGATGTTCCTGGCCGAGAAGACGGTGAAGAACTACGTCTCCGGGCTGCTGCGCAAACTGGACATGGAGCGCCGGACCGAGGCGGCCGTGTACGCGATCGAGCGGGCCAAGCGCCGCCCGCGCTGA